In Saccharothrix violaceirubra, the following are encoded in one genomic region:
- a CDS encoding MbtH family protein: MSEQERYLVVVNEEEQYSIWPADRELPAGWTAEGFGGEKQACLDHIAQVWTDMRPASLRRRMADARS; the protein is encoded by the coding sequence ATGAGCGAGCAGGAGCGCTACCTCGTCGTCGTGAACGAGGAGGAGCAGTACTCGATCTGGCCCGCCGACCGCGAGCTGCCGGCCGGGTGGACCGCCGAGGGCTTCGGCGGCGAGAAGCAGGCGTGCCTCGACCACATCGCGCAGGTGTGGACCGACATGCGGCCCGCGAGCCTGCGCCGGCGGATGGCCGACGCCCGTTCCTGA
- the sbnB gene encoding 2,3-diaminopropionate biosynthesis protein SbnB produces MLILTHDEVAGVLRDREAELIELVAAAYRLHDEGRSAVPHSTFLRFPDDDRNRIIGLPAFLGGDRPSAGMKWIASFPGNLEKGLERASSVIVLNELDTGRPIALLESSLISAKRTAASAALAAREFGPAGLSGAGFVGCGPINLEVLRFLLVAVPTLAEITLFDLSPARAEAFAAKARELSPTLKVAIATDLDDAVGAHDALSLATTAGTPHMDLSKARPGATVLHVSLRDLTVETILGAQNIVDDADHVCRERTSLHLAEQHTGGRDFVDGPIGGVLRGRVAFTRDTTRPLVYSPFGLGALDMAVAEFVNAEAAARGLGTTVAGFLPGTTS; encoded by the coding sequence TTGCTGATCCTGACGCACGACGAGGTCGCGGGGGTCCTGCGCGACCGCGAGGCCGAGCTGATCGAGCTGGTCGCCGCGGCCTACCGGCTGCACGACGAGGGTCGCTCGGCGGTGCCGCACTCCACGTTCCTGCGCTTCCCCGACGACGACCGCAACCGGATCATCGGCCTGCCCGCGTTCCTGGGCGGCGACCGGCCGTCGGCGGGCATGAAGTGGATCGCGTCCTTCCCGGGCAACCTGGAGAAGGGGCTGGAGCGGGCCAGTTCGGTGATCGTGCTCAACGAGCTGGACACCGGTCGGCCGATCGCGCTGCTGGAGTCGTCGCTGATCTCCGCGAAGCGCACGGCCGCCAGCGCCGCGCTCGCCGCGCGCGAGTTCGGTCCGGCGGGCCTGTCCGGCGCCGGTTTCGTCGGCTGCGGTCCGATCAACCTCGAGGTGCTGCGGTTCCTCCTGGTCGCGGTGCCGACGCTGGCCGAGATCACCCTGTTCGACCTGTCGCCCGCGCGTGCCGAGGCGTTCGCCGCCAAGGCCCGCGAGCTGTCGCCGACGCTGAAGGTCGCCATCGCGACCGACCTGGACGACGCGGTCGGCGCGCACGACGCGTTGTCGCTGGCCACCACCGCCGGCACGCCCCACATGGACCTGTCGAAGGCCCGGCCGGGCGCGACGGTCCTGCACGTGTCGCTGCGCGACCTGACCGTGGAGACCATCCTCGGCGCGCAGAACATCGTCGACGACGCCGACCACGTCTGCCGCGAGCGCACCTCGCTGCACCTGGCCGAGCAGCACACCGGCGGCCGGGACTTCGTCGACGGCCCGATCGGCGGGGTGCTGCGCGGACGCGTGGCGTTCACCCGCGACACCACCCGGCCGCTCGTCTACTCGCCGTTCGGCCTCGGCGCCCTGGACATGGCCGTCGCCGAGTTCGTCAACGCCGAGGCCGCCGCGCGCGGACTGGGCACCACCGTCGCGGGCTTCCTGCCCGGGACCACCAGCTGA